In the Carassius gibelio isolate Cgi1373 ecotype wild population from Czech Republic chromosome A2, carGib1.2-hapl.c, whole genome shotgun sequence genome, one interval contains:
- the LOC127934133 gene encoding kelch-like ECH-associated protein 1A: MICPRKKRPIKDEDFSAIVVPSMRGHGYLDYTVESHPYRAMEIMDEFRHHELLCDLVLHVTYKDKIVDFKVHKLVLAACSPYFKAMFTSNFKECHASEVTLRDVCPQVISRLIDFAYTSRITVGEKCVLHVLLTAMRYQMEEVAKACCDFLMKNLEPSNVIGISRFAEEIGCTELHLRTREYINTHFNEVTKEEEFFSLSHCQLLELISQDSLKVLCESEVYKACIDWVRWDAESRAQYFHALLNAVHIYALPPTFLKRQLQSCPILSKANSCKDFLSKIFQDMTLRKPLPPAPHRGTQLIYIAGGYKQHSLDCLDAFDPRKNVWINLADMGSPCSGLGACVLSGLLYTVGGRNLSLQNNTESGSLSCYNPMTNQWTQLAPLNTPRNRVGVGVIDGSIYAVGGSHASTHHNSVERYDPETNRWTFVAPMSVARLGAGVVACGGSLYVVGGFDGDNRWNTAERYQPDTNTWQHVAPMNTVRSGLGMVCMENYLYAVGGYDGQTQLKTMERYNVTRDVWEPLASMNHCRSAHGVTVYQCKIYVLGGFNQGGFLSSVEYYCPDSNVWTYVTDMPVGRSGMGVAVTMEPCPVILLEEDEDEEEM, encoded by the exons ATGATATGTCCAAGAAAGAAGAGGCCCATCAAAGATGAGGATTTCTCTGCCATCGTGGTGCCCTCCATGAGGGGTCATGGTTACTTGGATTACACGGTTGAAAGTCATCCCTATAGAGCCATGGAAATCATGGACGAGTTCCGCCATCATGAGTTGCTCTGTGACCTGGTTCTTCATGTGACTTACAAAGACAAGATAGTGGATTTTAAG GTGCATAAACTGGTGCTGGCTGCCTGCAGTCCTTACTTCAAAGCTATGTTCACCAGTAATTTCAAGGAATGCCATGCCTCGGAGGTCACCCTGCGAGACGTGTGTCCTCAGGTCATCAGCCGCCTCATTGACTTTGCCTACACCTCCCGCATAACAGTGGGCGAGAAGTGCGTTCTTCACGTCCTCTTGACGGCAATGCGCTATCAGATGGAAGAGGTGGCCAAAGCGTGCTGCGATTTCCTCATGAAGAATCTGGAGCCCTCAAATGTCATAGGTATCTCGAGATTTGCAGAAGAGATCGGCTGCACCGAGCTGCATCTTCGCACAAGAGAGTATATCAACACTCACTTCAATGAG GTAACCAAAGAGGAAGAATTCTTCAGTTTGTCCCATTGTCAGCTGCTGGAACTGATCAGTCAGGACAGTCTAAAGGTGCTCTGCGAATCCGAGGTGTACAAGGCCTGCATCGACTGGGTCCGCTGGGATGCGGAGAGCCGAGCACAGTACTTCCATGCCCTCCTCAACGCGGTCCACATCTATGCCCTGCCGCCCACATTCCTCAAAAGGCAACTGCAGTCCTGCCCCATCCTCAGCAAGGCCAACTCCTGCAAGGACTTCTTGTCCAAGATATTCCAAGACATGACTCTTCGAAAACCCCTGCCGCCTGCTCCTCATCGTGGGACTCAGCTCATCTACATAGCGGGAGGTTACAAGCAACACTCTCTGGACTGTCTGGATGCCTTCGACCCACGGAAGAATGTCTGGATAAATCTAGCTGACATGGGATCTCCTTGTAGTGGACTTGGGGCGTGCGTGTTGTCCGGGCTCCTTTATACGGTCGGCGGGCGGAATCTCTCTCTGCAGAACAACACAGAGTCTGGATCTTTGTCCTGCTACAATCCCATGACTAACCAGTGGACCCAGCTGGCTCCGCTCAACACACCGAGAAACCGAGTGGGTGTGGGGGTCATTGACGGCAGCATTTATGCCGTAGGGGGTTCACATGCCTCTACACATCACAACAGCGTTGAGAG GTATGACCCAGAGACAAACCGCTGGACGTTTGTGGCCCCTATGTCAGTAGCCCGGCTGGGGGCCGGTGTCGTGGCGTGTGGGGGAAGTCTGTATGTGGTTGGAGGATTCGACGGGGACAACCGATGGAACACGGCTGAGCGCTATCAACCAGACACCAACACCTGGCAGCACGTGGCACCTATGAACACAGTTCGGAGCGGTCTCG GGATGGTGTGTATGGAGAACTACCTCTATGCAGTGGGTGGCTATGATGGTCAAACTCAGCTCAAAACGATGGAGAGATATAACGTCACTCGAGATGTGTGGGAACCCTTGGCCTCTATGAACCACTGCCGCAGTGCACATGGAGTCACGGTCTACCAATGCAAGATTTATGTGTTAG GTGGATTTAATCAAGGGGGTTTCTTGTCTAGTGTGGAGTACTACTGCCCAGACAGTAATGTATGGACGTATGTAACAGATATGCCTGTTGGGCGCAGTGGAATGGGGGTTGCTGTAACCATGGAACCCTGTCCTGTAATCCTGCTAGAGGAGGATGAGGACGAGGAGGAGATGTAA